One window from the genome of Bdellovibrio sp. NC01 encodes:
- a CDS encoding LysM peptidoglycan-binding domain-containing protein, whose translation MLKRTLALALITLPVLAFADTTYVVREGDTVLKIADKILASKDGKKDPRRYAFAKKIVAANSSIEDSNLLSPGQSIVIPEVEEKKKKVIQIVMDENDKSTVEASAQEVDETAAPGKQPIVVGEAEALAPVVVPPTVATAATEQVAKTEPQAAVQAEIKKEEKVPELPVAKADLKLPKDMESEDFITITPSVEFSNFKVKNRSTLQESEVRSKVNTGLDVQFEKSLNEKTSVLFNLGFSYVQLDQFDDGVTELSHTIQWHKRVSLGLAYALTPRLHFEAKVEGADRLFIIPESANHLDTVDVFNPGAEITVAWDFIHTNSSVVAAALSGHYYDGLTEDGVTYKSSFDPAGSIYWVANADGKMKYRLSVDYSVRNQGTDLTEQREESLGFGASLVLPW comes from the coding sequence ATGTTGAAAAGAACACTTGCATTAGCATTGATCACTCTTCCCGTCCTAGCCTTTGCCGACACGACTTACGTGGTTCGTGAAGGTGACACGGTTTTAAAAATCGCCGATAAAATTCTTGCAAGCAAAGATGGCAAAAAAGATCCGCGCCGTTATGCTTTCGCTAAGAAAATCGTCGCAGCCAACTCCAGCATTGAAGATTCAAATCTTCTAAGCCCTGGTCAATCCATCGTGATTCCAGAGGTTGAAGAGAAAAAGAAAAAAGTCATTCAAATCGTCATGGACGAAAATGATAAATCCACTGTTGAAGCTTCAGCACAAGAAGTGGATGAAACCGCAGCTCCAGGAAAACAACCTATCGTAGTTGGCGAAGCCGAAGCTCTTGCCCCCGTGGTCGTTCCGCCGACAGTGGCAACTGCTGCTACAGAACAAGTTGCGAAGACAGAGCCGCAAGCAGCTGTGCAAGCTGAAATTAAAAAAGAAGAAAAAGTGCCAGAACTTCCCGTCGCCAAAGCCGATTTGAAACTTCCAAAAGATATGGAGTCTGAAGACTTCATCACCATCACACCCAGTGTTGAGTTTTCAAACTTCAAAGTCAAAAATCGCTCTACCTTACAAGAGTCAGAAGTTCGTTCCAAAGTTAATACGGGTCTTGATGTGCAGTTCGAAAAATCTTTGAATGAAAAAACATCCGTGCTTTTCAATTTAGGATTTAGTTATGTGCAACTGGATCAATTCGATGACGGCGTGACAGAACTTTCTCACACGATTCAATGGCACAAACGTGTAAGTTTGGGATTAGCTTACGCGCTAACTCCCCGCTTGCATTTTGAAGCAAAGGTTGAAGGTGCAGACCGTCTGTTCATCATCCCTGAAAGCGCCAATCATTTGGACACGGTGGACGTGTTTAATCCGGGAGCAGAAATCACTGTAGCTTGGGACTTCATCCATACAAATTCCTCGGTCGTTGCTGCCGCTTTAAGCGGTCATTATTATGACGGCCTTACCGAAGACGGTGTCACCTATAAATCAAGTTTTGATCCCGCAGGCTCGATCTATTGGGTCGCGAATGCTGACGGAAAAATGAAATATCGTCTAAGCGTTGATTATTCTGTAAGAAATCAGGGCACTGATTTAACGGAGCAACGCGAAGAAAGCCTTGGATTTGGAGCATCTCTCGTACTTCCTTGGTAA
- a CDS encoding DMT family transporter, which translates to MFESSESVQKIGLEGVSNNLSKGILFVITGSSSYGMLSTVVKFSYHDHYSTAEITMAQYFLGLLCLFILNLFAKKDGVKESFKDIGQLMFAGIFVGLTSFFYYACVKYIDASIAVVLLMQSVWIGVVIEMFQKRRLPELNKILAVVFILFGTVLATNLINATKISLDIRGVVLGFLAAISFSLTLLSANTIATHLPSVKRSMYMLVGGAIIMTIFCTIIQTLPYNFGINLINEQFITAKAFDWSIFYKWGILVSLFGTVIPPVMLNKGFPIVGVGLGSILASMELPFALIIAFTFLNEKIVATQWMGVAIILGSIVLMNYKMLTNRSTN; encoded by the coding sequence ATGTTTGAATCATCTGAATCAGTTCAAAAGATCGGCCTTGAAGGCGTATCTAATAACCTTTCAAAAGGTATTCTTTTTGTTATCACCGGCTCTTCCAGCTACGGCATGCTATCAACTGTCGTAAAATTCTCTTACCACGATCACTACTCCACTGCTGAAATCACGATGGCTCAATACTTCTTGGGTTTGCTTTGTCTTTTCATTTTAAATCTGTTCGCAAAAAAAGATGGCGTGAAAGAGTCTTTCAAAGACATTGGTCAATTGATGTTCGCCGGTATCTTCGTGGGCTTAACAAGTTTCTTCTATTATGCGTGTGTGAAATACATTGATGCTTCGATCGCCGTCGTGTTGCTGATGCAATCGGTATGGATCGGTGTCGTCATCGAGATGTTCCAAAAAAGACGTTTGCCTGAATTAAATAAAATTCTTGCCGTTGTCTTTATCTTATTTGGAACCGTGCTTGCGACGAATTTGATTAATGCGACAAAAATCTCTTTAGATATTCGCGGAGTCGTTCTTGGTTTCTTGGCAGCGATTTCATTTAGTTTGACGTTGTTGTCGGCAAATACAATCGCGACTCACCTGCCTTCGGTAAAACGCAGTATGTATATGCTTGTGGGCGGCGCCATCATCATGACGATCTTCTGTACGATTATTCAAACGTTGCCATACAACTTCGGCATCAATTTGATTAACGAGCAATTCATCACAGCCAAAGCATTCGATTGGTCGATCTTCTACAAATGGGGTATCTTGGTTTCTTTATTCGGAACTGTGATTCCGCCCGTGATGTTAAACAAGGGCTTCCCGATCGTCGGCGTAGGCCTTGGCAGCATCTTAGCTTCCATGGAGTTGCCGTTCGCATTGATCATCGCCTTCACGTTCTTAAATGAAAAAATCGTGGCGACTCAATGGATGGGTGTGGCGATTATTTTGGGTTCGATTGTTTTGATGAACTACAAGATGCTTACGAATCGCAGCACCAACTAA
- a CDS encoding hemerythrin domain-containing protein: MSNSSSIDRRHFIIACSTLGSSLLVPQISFAKEDETEEVGPAEDLMREHGGLNRILLIYEEGIRRITAKTNVDLSVVKKSATIVRTFIEEYHEKLEEEFIFPRMRKEKKLVELVDTLETQHKAGRKLTATIEQLSVQSTLKSESETAKLISAINQFIRMYRPHESREDTVLFPTFHKMLSEKEYDMLGEKFEDREHKLFGKEGFDGIVEKIMELEKSYDIYDLTKFTPHI, from the coding sequence ATGAGCAATTCATCTTCAATAGATCGTCGCCATTTTATAATTGCCTGTTCGACCCTTGGATCAAGTCTTCTCGTCCCGCAGATTTCCTTCGCAAAAGAGGACGAGACGGAAGAAGTCGGCCCCGCTGAAGATTTAATGCGCGAACATGGTGGACTCAACCGCATACTCCTCATCTATGAGGAAGGCATTCGTCGTATAACTGCCAAAACCAACGTCGATCTGAGTGTCGTGAAAAAATCAGCAACTATCGTTCGAACTTTCATTGAAGAATACCATGAAAAATTGGAAGAAGAGTTTATCTTCCCCAGAATGCGCAAAGAGAAAAAACTTGTCGAACTGGTTGATACTCTTGAAACCCAACACAAAGCTGGCAGAAAATTGACGGCTACCATCGAGCAGTTATCAGTGCAAAGCACCTTGAAAAGCGAAAGTGAGACCGCAAAGCTAATATCAGCGATCAACCAGTTCATTAGAATGTATCGTCCCCATGAAAGCCGAGAGGACACGGTGCTCTTCCCCACCTTTCATAAGATGCTGAGCGAAAAAGAATACGACATGCTTGGAGAAAAATTTGAAGACCGGGAGCATAAACTCTTTGGCAAAGAAGGTTTTGATGGCATCGTTGAAAAAATAATGGAACTTGAAAAAAGTTATGACATTTATGACCTAACAAAGTTTACGCCACATATCTAA
- the chrA gene encoding chromate efflux transporter, whose amino-acid sequence MLRNVFEIFWIFLRLGLTSFGGPIAHLGYFHDEFVKRRQWLDEHAYADLVALCQFLPGPASSQVGMAIGLQRAGILGAIAAWIGFTLPSAIILVLFALGISNLSSGLDTGWLHALKVAAVAVVAQAIWGMSIKLCPDKERISIAVIAAICVSLLPSGWMQIGAIALGGVAGMIFLRNLTTVPMTPMQMPLSKKSGAFFLGLFFILLIGLPLLAQTSQMHEIKLFDSFYRAGSLVFGGGHVVLPLLQKEVVPTGLVSNNLFMAGYGMAQAIPGPLFAFTAYLGAIANVPPNGWAGAGLCLFAAFLPAFLLVFGAIPFWEKLRERKHMRYAMLGINAAVVGILLAAFYHPVWTSAIGNAKDFSLALFGFVLLTFWRTPSWAVVLLSAAVGAAFM is encoded by the coding sequence ATGTTGCGAAATGTATTTGAGATCTTTTGGATTTTCTTACGCTTAGGTTTAACTTCTTTCGGTGGACCGATCGCACACCTTGGTTATTTTCATGATGAATTCGTCAAAAGACGCCAGTGGCTGGATGAACACGCTTATGCGGACCTCGTCGCGCTTTGCCAATTTTTGCCAGGACCTGCAAGCAGTCAGGTGGGAATGGCTATTGGTTTACAACGCGCAGGAATTCTTGGCGCGATTGCCGCGTGGATCGGATTTACCTTACCTTCCGCGATCATCTTGGTTTTATTTGCCTTAGGTATTTCAAATCTTTCAAGCGGCCTTGACACAGGTTGGTTGCATGCATTGAAAGTGGCAGCGGTCGCTGTTGTCGCGCAAGCTATCTGGGGCATGAGTATTAAACTCTGTCCTGACAAAGAACGCATCTCGATCGCAGTTATTGCAGCTATATGTGTAAGCCTCTTGCCATCGGGATGGATGCAGATCGGTGCGATTGCACTTGGCGGAGTTGCAGGAATGATTTTTCTGAGGAATTTGACGACGGTGCCGATGACGCCAATGCAGATGCCGCTCTCTAAAAAATCCGGAGCCTTTTTCTTAGGTCTCTTCTTTATCTTATTGATTGGCTTACCACTGCTTGCGCAAACTTCACAGATGCACGAAATCAAACTGTTCGATAGTTTTTATCGTGCAGGCTCGTTGGTATTTGGCGGTGGCCATGTGGTGCTGCCGTTACTGCAAAAAGAAGTCGTTCCGACAGGCCTTGTTTCAAATAATCTTTTTATGGCGGGATACGGAATGGCACAGGCAATTCCGGGACCGCTGTTTGCTTTCACCGCTTATTTAGGGGCCATTGCAAACGTCCCACCCAATGGTTGGGCTGGCGCGGGTCTTTGTTTGTTCGCCGCATTTCTTCCAGCCTTTCTTTTAGTTTTTGGAGCAATTCCATTCTGGGAAAAATTGCGTGAGCGCAAACACATGCGCTATGCAATGCTCGGGATTAATGCCGCCGTTGTGGGAATCTTACTTGCAGCCTTCTATCATCCCGTCTGGACAAGTGCGATTGGCAATGCGAAAGATTTTTCCCTAGCTTTATTCGGCTTTGTGTTGCTCACATTCTGGCGCACTCCTTCATGGGCCGTCGTTTTATTGAGCGCTGCTGTGGGCGCCGCATTCATGTAG
- a CDS encoding GNAT family N-acetyltransferase has protein sequence MEFTFTHAKLSDVDAIVELVNSAYRGENAKQGWTTEADLLGGQRTDRDGILADIQRERSTILVAKDANQKILGCVHLENSQNRCYLGMLTVSPLAQNNGLGKKLLLLGEGYAQGLRCQSLYMTVISRRLELIQWYEKNGFQDTLERKPFPYGDERFGVPLVDDLEFLVLAKTL, from the coding sequence ATGGAATTTACTTTTACACATGCAAAATTGAGTGACGTTGATGCGATTGTGGAACTTGTGAACTCTGCCTATCGTGGCGAGAATGCAAAGCAAGGTTGGACAACAGAGGCAGATCTGCTTGGTGGACAACGCACGGATCGTGACGGCATTCTTGCAGACATTCAGCGCGAACGTTCTACGATTCTTGTTGCAAAAGATGCGAATCAAAAAATTCTGGGCTGTGTGCACTTAGAAAACTCGCAAAATCGCTGTTATCTTGGAATGCTAACGGTGTCTCCCCTTGCCCAAAATAATGGCTTAGGTAAGAAGCTTTTACTATTAGGTGAAGGATATGCTCAGGGTTTACGCTGTCAAAGTCTTTACATGACTGTTATTTCTAGGCGCCTTGAACTTATTCAGTGGTATGAAAAGAATGGCTTCCAAGATACTCTTGAAAGAAAACCATTCCCTTATGGTGACGAACGTTTCGGCGTTCCTTTGGTTGATGACTTGGAATTTTTAGTTTTAGCAAAAACACTCTAA
- a CDS encoding YiiX/YebB-like N1pC/P60 family cysteine hydrolase: MAAKILIILLSLVVTVAHAEVALVEGVQKVTKDLNDPKIFNVKTCPTYIDSVTEYLFRQPADHFVPKTPQDIQYFKNHGIEILKSIFAVRVRLHDVLDSFANSGELSKECVLKIREGIQYARFTEEYVLEWLMHEKVYSFTEAPILAGEEPFVLRNPKFSEVKLQAGDVMLIRGKSYVSAMIARIGDEEGNFSHAAIVAQDEKGALYVVEALIQYGVVVTPLEQWRKTQDARVALYRFRDPAIAIAAAKAAYPWGLQHLDYDFAMDDSDYSKAFCSEVVKYAYDKGSNGKVILPAYRSTVSKFKGGDYPKSLGVTSSTLFAPYDIEVDPRFEFVAEGKYYPLLRQVRMQDAVLQSVYGWMIDKNYTFYPNASITAQVYIGKFLRYLGFFKDQFPTYMPIETMKSVFMFEKVADPLEENLYKKEDEYYKAKNYLPSFLEMMQANDKYREQDLERYKQGESPKFHKIFRPSNVQ, from the coding sequence ATGGCAGCAAAAATACTGATTATTTTATTGTCATTGGTGGTGACGGTTGCACACGCAGAAGTGGCCCTTGTTGAAGGGGTTCAAAAAGTCACCAAGGATTTAAACGATCCGAAGATCTTCAATGTGAAGACGTGCCCGACTTATATTGATTCTGTCACAGAGTATTTGTTTCGCCAACCCGCAGATCATTTTGTGCCGAAGACTCCACAAGATATTCAGTATTTTAAAAATCACGGCATTGAAATTCTAAAAAGTATTTTTGCCGTGCGCGTACGTTTACATGATGTTTTAGACAGTTTTGCAAACAGTGGTGAGCTTTCCAAAGAGTGTGTTTTAAAAATCCGCGAAGGAATTCAATACGCGCGTTTTACCGAAGAATATGTTTTAGAGTGGCTGATGCACGAGAAAGTTTACTCCTTTACAGAAGCGCCGATTTTAGCTGGTGAGGAACCGTTCGTTTTACGCAATCCAAAGTTTTCAGAGGTCAAACTGCAAGCGGGCGACGTGATGCTCATTCGCGGAAAAAGTTATGTGTCTGCGATGATCGCTCGAATCGGTGATGAAGAAGGGAATTTCTCTCACGCCGCCATCGTTGCCCAAGACGAGAAGGGCGCCTTGTATGTGGTGGAAGCTCTCATTCAGTACGGAGTGGTTGTGACTCCGTTGGAGCAATGGCGCAAGACTCAGGATGCAAGGGTCGCTCTTTATCGCTTTCGTGATCCCGCTATTGCTATCGCTGCGGCAAAGGCCGCTTATCCGTGGGGTTTACAGCATTTAGACTATGACTTTGCGATGGACGATAGCGACTATAGCAAAGCGTTTTGTTCGGAAGTCGTGAAATATGCTTACGACAAAGGCTCTAATGGCAAAGTGATTCTTCCTGCTTATCGCAGCACTGTTAGTAAATTTAAAGGCGGTGATTATCCCAAATCCTTAGGCGTGACAAGTTCAACACTCTTTGCGCCTTATGATATTGAGGTTGATCCTCGCTTTGAATTTGTGGCCGAAGGGAAATATTATCCCTTGCTCCGTCAGGTGCGTATGCAAGATGCGGTTTTGCAAAGTGTTTACGGTTGGATGATCGATAAGAATTATACGTTCTATCCCAATGCCAGCATTACCGCACAAGTTTACATAGGAAAATTCCTGCGCTATCTGGGGTTCTTTAAAGATCAGTTTCCAACTTACATGCCGATTGAAACCATGAAATCCGTTTTCATGTTTGAAAAAGTCGCCGATCCGTTAGAGGAAAATCTTTATAAGAAGGAAGACGAATACTACAAAGCAAAAAACTATCTGCCATCGTTTTTAGAAATGATGCAAGCAAACGATAAATATCGCGAACAAGATCTTGAACGCTATAAACAAGGCGAGAGTCCTAAGTTTCATAAAATCTTTAGACCCAGCAATGTCCAATAA
- a CDS encoding patatin-like phospholipase family protein has product MSKWMILITAIFFAAGSVQAAQTTKKRPRIGLVLGGGGARGFAHIGILKVLEDNHIPVDCIVGTSIGSLVGGSYAAGRTPEEMRKLVKAADWNTLLYAQAPREAFPYRRKQDDKFSMLNVEIGIADNGQVKLPSAAISTQQIELFLRSLTYGGTVKDFDQLSIPFRAIATDLVTGDMVVLKDGDLVTAMRASMAVPGVFPAVPTGGRVLVDGGLVRNLGVDVAKQTCADVVFAIDVGAPPLSQDQINNILSVADQYTRLMMIQNVNPQKKSLSHADVVMTPEFGDLGSSDFEKSDTMYAIGEKAALKSLDQLKRYAVSDEEFKKWESHREKNKLKPKPIKEVSVGSSGWTNPDVLKSALQVKTGELLPQDDFANHLTNLYARGDFSQLDYELLDATDGQKLYILPVLKSWGPNYLNLGLSLGTDFDTSYPWNLTAMYRRTWVNDLGAEWKSIVQAGSSAMYYTEFYQPLQLSGSSFVLPYFRFTRNPVAVWSSGVHVAQYEYSKSSVGLDVGAGFTKFGEVRLGAVYNDSEASLEIGSPLLDSAREYDYGLRLSLYFDQLDNYFFPTRGQYLNLYGYYSLGASENLENYGLAGFEFRAGTPIGQGAIQWTLKAQTTQGKSDETLANINWLGGFLNLSSYHYQELLGEQFAYGSGQYYHPLGLLSGTYWGFAAEIGRVFDYVERDIADKWHNSVTLYFAYDSVLGPMYLAGAYGDNHAGALYFMLGKQF; this is encoded by the coding sequence ATGAGCAAGTGGATGATTTTAATCACCGCGATTTTCTTTGCTGCTGGTTCCGTACAGGCGGCACAGACCACGAAAAAAAGACCGCGTATTGGTCTTGTCTTGGGCGGTGGTGGTGCGCGCGGTTTTGCTCATATCGGTATTCTAAAAGTTCTTGAAGACAACCACATCCCTGTCGATTGTATTGTGGGCACCAGCATTGGCTCGCTTGTGGGTGGCAGTTACGCTGCTGGCAGAACGCCCGAGGAAATGCGCAAACTTGTGAAGGCCGCTGACTGGAATACATTGCTTTATGCGCAAGCTCCGCGCGAAGCATTTCCGTATCGCAGAAAACAAGACGATAAATTTTCAATGTTAAACGTTGAAATTGGGATTGCCGATAACGGGCAAGTGAAATTGCCTTCTGCCGCGATTAGCACCCAACAAATCGAATTATTTTTACGTTCACTGACTTATGGGGGCACGGTTAAAGACTTTGATCAGTTATCTATTCCGTTTCGTGCGATCGCAACGGATCTTGTGACTGGTGACATGGTTGTTTTAAAAGACGGCGACCTTGTCACCGCAATGCGCGCAAGTATGGCGGTCCCTGGAGTCTTCCCCGCTGTGCCCACGGGCGGTCGCGTTCTAGTCGATGGTGGATTGGTGCGCAATCTTGGTGTGGACGTTGCGAAACAAACTTGCGCTGATGTCGTGTTCGCGATTGATGTGGGAGCTCCCCCTTTATCACAAGATCAGATTAATAATATTCTGTCCGTCGCCGATCAATACACGCGATTGATGATGATTCAAAATGTGAATCCCCAAAAAAAATCTTTGTCTCATGCTGACGTGGTGATGACGCCAGAGTTCGGGGATTTAGGTTCTTCAGATTTTGAAAAAAGTGACACCATGTATGCGATTGGCGAAAAGGCCGCGTTGAAGTCGCTTGATCAGCTCAAACGTTATGCCGTCAGCGACGAAGAGTTTAAAAAATGGGAAAGTCACCGCGAGAAAAATAAACTTAAACCCAAACCGATCAAAGAAGTTTCGGTGGGCTCTAGTGGTTGGACAAATCCTGACGTTTTAAAAAGCGCCTTGCAGGTAAAAACCGGAGAGCTTCTTCCACAAGATGATTTCGCCAATCATTTAACGAATCTGTATGCGCGTGGCGACTTTAGTCAGCTTGATTACGAATTGCTTGATGCAACCGACGGACAAAAGCTTTATATCCTTCCCGTTTTAAAAAGCTGGGGACCGAACTACTTAAATCTTGGTTTAAGTTTGGGCACTGACTTCGATACTTCTTATCCCTGGAATCTGACCGCTATGTATCGCCGAACGTGGGTGAATGATCTGGGTGCCGAATGGAAATCAATCGTCCAAGCCGGTAGCTCCGCGATGTATTACACGGAATTCTATCAACCACTACAATTAAGTGGCTCTTCATTTGTTTTGCCCTATTTCAGATTTACACGCAATCCTGTCGCTGTATGGAGTTCCGGCGTGCATGTCGCGCAATACGAATATTCTAAGAGCTCTGTCGGTTTAGATGTCGGTGCCGGTTTCACCAAGTTTGGTGAAGTTCGTTTGGGTGCTGTTTACAATGATTCAGAAGCTTCTTTAGAAATTGGCTCGCCATTATTGGATAGCGCGCGCGAATACGATTACGGATTGCGCTTAAGCCTGTACTTCGATCAGCTGGATAATTATTTTTTCCCGACTCGGGGACAGTATTTGAATCTTTATGGTTATTATTCTTTGGGCGCTTCAGAAAATTTGGAAAACTATGGTCTTGCGGGTTTTGAATTTCGTGCCGGCACACCGATTGGTCAGGGCGCGATTCAATGGACTTTAAAAGCACAGACGACTCAAGGCAAGAGTGATGAAACTTTAGCGAATATCAATTGGCTGGGTGGCTTCTTAAATCTTTCGAGCTATCACTATCAAGAACTTTTGGGCGAGCAATTCGCTTACGGCTCGGGTCAATACTATCATCCGCTCGGTTTGCTTTCAGGAACTTACTGGGGATTCGCCGCAGAGATTGGCCGCGTGTTTGACTATGTAGAACGCGATATCGCAGATAAGTGGCATAACTCGGTGACGTTGTATTTCGCCTACGATAGCGTCTTAGGCCCCATGTATTTAGCCGGGGCCTACGGAGACAATCATGCCGGTGCGCTTTACTTTATGTTGGGAAAACAATTCTAG